One window of the Pseudomonas knackmussii B13 genome contains the following:
- a CDS encoding BRO-N domain-containing protein: protein MSDEILIPTVFTRHKRQLRALLLEDQCWFSAHDLGRLMGMPQLEERVPRNLDDDQQRWAWLRASHGDYEDELLLSESGVYAVLIHYYHPENRCIRQWITQHVVPCLRDALRHDDRQPRRETLHGPTQALTVLHWQGLLWVPYRQWPELPAQTMA from the coding sequence ATGTCTGACGAAATCCTCATCCCCACCGTCTTCACCCGCCACAAGCGCCAACTCCGCGCGTTGCTACTGGAAGACCAATGCTGGTTCTCCGCCCACGACCTTGGCCGATTGATGGGTATGCCGCAGCTGGAAGAGCGCGTGCCGCGCAATCTGGATGACGACCAACAGCGCTGGGCCTGGCTGCGGGCCAGTCATGGCGACTATGAGGACGAGCTGCTGCTCAGCGAGTCCGGCGTGTATGCCGTGCTGATCCACTACTACCACCCGGAGAATCGCTGCATTCGCCAGTGGATCACCCAGCATGTGGTGCCTTGTCTGCGCGATGCGCTGCGGCATGACGACCGTCAGCCGCGCCGTGAAACGCTGCATGGGCCGACGCAGGCGTTGACGGTGTTGCATTGGCAGGGGTTGCTTTGGGTGCCTTATCGGCAGTGGCCGGAGTTGCCTGCGCAAACCATGGCGTAG
- a CDS encoding IS110 family transposase — MTSQVPVIGIDVAKESLSLCDTRSGEVFELANDVRTIKAWLKTLPPCCAIAIEATSTYHMDVATLAHARGHRIYVINGFRLSNYRKGIGGRNKDDRSDALLLARYLTHEQAQLEPWQPPSKAYCRLQTLLHRRAALVRSAISLRQSFSQDRSLAKALKPVLKQMATLESRLEKEIQQALREAGLMEQSKRCQAIEGIGPLTAAALNLAFLRGRFRNSDAFIAFIGLDVRLKESGRYSGRRKLTKQGDPEIRRLLHNAAMAAARTQRWQALYQSYLARGLKKIEALTILARKLARIAFALMQSQTSYQPPKQEPSLT, encoded by the coding sequence ATGACAAGCCAAGTTCCGGTTATCGGTATCGATGTCGCCAAGGAGTCGCTGAGCCTCTGCGATACACGCTCGGGCGAGGTATTCGAACTGGCCAATGACGTCCGCACTATCAAGGCCTGGCTGAAAACCCTCCCTCCCTGCTGCGCCATCGCGATCGAAGCGACCAGCACCTATCACATGGATGTTGCGACCCTGGCGCATGCGCGGGGACATCGGATCTACGTCATCAATGGCTTTCGCCTGAGCAACTACCGCAAGGGGATTGGTGGGCGAAACAAGGATGATCGCAGCGATGCCCTGCTGCTGGCCCGTTACCTGACCCACGAACAAGCGCAACTGGAGCCTTGGCAGCCGCCGAGCAAGGCCTACTGCCGCCTGCAGACACTGCTGCATCGGCGTGCTGCACTGGTCCGTAGCGCCATCTCGTTGCGCCAGAGCTTTTCCCAGGATCGCTCCTTGGCCAAGGCGCTAAAGCCTGTTCTCAAGCAAATGGCCACACTGGAGTCACGCCTGGAGAAAGAGATTCAACAGGCGCTGCGAGAGGCTGGCCTAATGGAGCAAAGCAAGCGCTGCCAGGCCATCGAAGGGATCGGACCGCTGACGGCAGCGGCCCTGAACCTGGCATTTCTGCGGGGACGTTTTCGCAATAGCGATGCCTTCATCGCCTTTATCGGATTGGATGTGCGGCTCAAGGAGTCCGGCCGCTATAGCGGCCGACGAAAGCTGACCAAGCAAGGGGACCCTGAAATCCGTCGGCTGCTCCACAACGCGGCCATGGCGGCAGCGCGCACGCAGCGCTGGCAGGCCCTTTACCAAAGCTACCTGGCGCGCGGCCTGAAGAAGATCGAGGCCCTGACTATCCTCGCCCGCAAATTGGCCCGAATTGCCTTTGCCCTGATGCAATCCCAGACCAGCTACCAGCCTCCAAAGCAGGAGCCGTCATTGACATAG
- a CDS encoding CAP domain-containing protein yields the protein MRPKTSAFRVLPSCLFALISLSPLAHASGERQLVASINAYRAHPSGCGASASRRLPPLTSRGGLELPIDFSGGLREELRDAGYMAREVRSIRLAGAEDAGQAFDMLRDRYCTALLAPQYTDVGVTREDDEWRLVLASSGAGGSGKLEDPRSAAKALLAQVNAARSHSRMCGSRRFSAARPLNWNNALGSAAQAHSRDMASENYFDHRAPDGDMPDDRARAAGYRGRKIGENIAAGQGTVNQAMAGWLASPGHCANLMNPMFTQVGAAYASNARSDEGIYWTMVFGAP from the coding sequence ATGCGCCCCAAAACCAGCGCCTTCCGTGTGTTGCCGTCCTGCCTGTTCGCCCTGATTTCCCTTTCCCCGCTGGCCCACGCCAGCGGGGAACGCCAATTGGTCGCTTCGATCAACGCCTACCGCGCTCATCCTTCGGGTTGCGGTGCCAGTGCATCGCGTCGCTTGCCGCCGCTTACCTCGCGGGGCGGGCTGGAGTTGCCTATCGACTTCAGCGGCGGCTTGCGCGAGGAGCTTCGCGATGCCGGTTACATGGCGCGGGAGGTGCGCAGCATCCGCCTGGCCGGTGCCGAGGATGCCGGGCAGGCCTTCGATATGCTGCGTGATCGCTATTGCACGGCGCTGCTCGCGCCGCAGTACACCGACGTCGGCGTGACCCGCGAGGACGACGAGTGGCGCCTGGTGCTGGCCAGTTCCGGCGCCGGTGGCAGCGGCAAGCTCGAAGACCCGCGCTCGGCGGCCAAGGCGCTGCTGGCGCAGGTCAACGCCGCCCGTTCGCATTCGCGGATGTGCGGTTCGCGGCGTTTCAGCGCTGCCCGGCCGCTGAACTGGAACAACGCGCTGGGCTCGGCGGCCCAGGCGCACAGCCGCGACATGGCAAGCGAGAACTACTTCGATCATCGCGCCCCGGATGGCGACATGCCCGACGACCGCGCCCGCGCCGCCGGTTACCGCGGCCGCAAGATCGGCGAGAACATCGCCGCCGGCCAAGGCACGGTGAACCAGGCGATGGCCGGCTGGCTGGCCAGCCCCGGGCACTGCGCCAACCTGATGAACCCGATGTTCACCCAGGTCGGCGCGGCCTACGCCAGCAACGCGCGAAGCGACGAAGGCATCTACTGGACCATGGTCTTCGGCGCGCCTTAA
- a CDS encoding patatin-like phospholipase family protein has protein sequence MSIQVKGVEKRIGLALSGGGYRAAAFHLGVMQQLQALGLLDKLDLLSCVSGGSIAGATVALNWGRADKLDLLAQFLSTKSIAVSSVLGGVLDPFSSRILKLAESYDTHLYGKQKLSALSGGPRIYLNATNLATGNLFFFVAGGGKPTEMGEHEMGVVMADGFPISQAVAASSAFPPVFPPLRLDANVYAPAATTEYVTLSDGGVYDNMGVNPVLRDRNALDYVIVSDGGKPFAIDNRPTESGAIVLKEGLDIMMEQIRGLEFDRLQHRYLAGKGPKPMWFSIDSRIGEAQPGDAAFASVIGTNLAKLSAEEMTVLTRHGGALVKARISLYAPELLGP, from the coding sequence ATGTCGATCCAAGTCAAGGGAGTGGAAAAACGCATCGGTCTCGCGCTGTCGGGCGGCGGTTATCGCGCCGCCGCTTTTCACCTCGGGGTGATGCAGCAACTGCAGGCGCTCGGCCTGCTCGACAAGCTCGATCTGCTGAGCTGCGTGAGCGGTGGCAGCATTGCCGGCGCGACCGTCGCGCTGAACTGGGGCAGGGCGGACAAGCTGGACCTGCTGGCGCAGTTCCTGAGCACCAAATCCATCGCGGTGTCCTCGGTGCTCGGCGGCGTTCTCGATCCGTTCTCCTCGCGCATCCTCAAGCTGGCCGAGTCCTACGACACGCACCTGTACGGCAAGCAGAAGCTCTCGGCGCTCAGCGGCGGGCCACGCATCTATCTCAATGCCACCAACCTGGCCACCGGCAACCTGTTCTTCTTCGTCGCCGGCGGCGGCAAGCCGACCGAGATGGGTGAGCACGAGATGGGCGTGGTGATGGCGGATGGTTTTCCGATCAGCCAGGCGGTGGCGGCGTCCTCGGCGTTTCCGCCGGTGTTCCCGCCGCTGCGCCTGGATGCGAACGTCTACGCCCCGGCGGCGACCACCGAGTACGTGACGCTCAGCGACGGCGGGGTCTACGACAACATGGGCGTGAACCCGGTGCTGCGCGACCGCAACGCGCTGGACTACGTGATCGTCAGTGACGGCGGCAAGCCCTTCGCCATCGACAACCGGCCGACCGAGTCCGGCGCCATCGTCCTCAAGGAGGGGCTGGACATCATGATGGAGCAGATCCGCGGCCTGGAATTCGACCGCCTGCAGCACCGCTACCTGGCGGGCAAGGGGCCCAAGCCGATGTGGTTCTCCATCGACAGCCGAATCGGCGAAGCGCAGCCGGGCGATGCCGCCTTCGCCTCGGTGATCGGCACCAACCTGGCGAAGCTGTCGGCGGAGGAGATGACCGTGCTGACCCGCCACGGCGGCGCATTGGTGAAGGCGCGCATCAGCCTGTACGCGCCGGAACTGCTGGGGCCTTAA